In the Campylobacter sputorum subsp. sputorum genome, AAAGTTGTATTAAATGGCGTAAATTTGATAGTAAAAAAAGGCGAACTCATAGCAATAGTTGGTAAAAGTGGTGGCGGAAAAACATCTATCATAAATTTACTTATGAGATTTTATGACCCTATAAAAGGCGACATTTTAGTAAATGATCAAAACATAGCAGAATTTGACATAAAGTCTCTTAGAAAAAATATAGGCTTTGTTTCGCAGCGTGCTTATATATTAAACGATACTGTTGCAAAAAATGTATGTTATGGAAACGATTTTGATAAGCAAAAAGTTATAGATGCTCTAAAAATGGCAAATGCCTTAGAGTTTGTAAATAACTTAGAAAATGGCATAGAAACGATACTAAACGAATTTGGAACAAATTTAAGTGGCGGACAAAGACAAAGAATAACAATAGCAAGAGCACTTTATGATAATCCTCAAATTTTAATTTTTGATGAAGCAACAAGTGCATTAGATAATGAAAGCGAAAAAGTTATAACAAATATCATAAGAAATCTCTCAAATAATAAAATAATATTTGTTATAGCCCATAGAATGAGCACGGTAGAAGATGCGGATAAAATAGCAGTTGTAAGCAATGGTAAAATAGTAGCTTTTGGTAATGATAAAGAGCTTTCAAATAGTTGTGAAATATATAAAAATTTAAAAGGAACCATTATCACGGATAAGGAAAATTAATGCAATATAATACTATAAAAAATATATTTTTCAAATTTGATCCAGAAACCGCACACCATATAGCAGAAATAGGCTTAAAATCAGCATCAAAATTTCCATTTGCTTTAAATATACTCAAAAAAAATTTTACCTATAAAAATGAAATTTTAAATCAAAATATATTTGGACTAAATTTTCCAAATCCAATTGGTATTGCAGGCGGATTTGATAAAAATGCAACTATGATAAAATCTCTTTTTGCACTTGGTTACGGGCATATTGAATATGGCACACTAACCCCAAAACCACAAAGTGGAAATGCTAAACCAAGATTATTTAGACTTATAGAAGAAGAAAGCATTCAAAATGCAATGGGATTTAACAATGATGGCTCAGTGGTTATAAAAAATAGGATTGAAGATATTTATCCATTTGAGATACCGATTTTTTGCAATATAGGCAAAAACAAAATAACACCAAATGCTGAGGCTATAAATGATTATATAAATTTAGTTAAAATTTTTAGCGAAATTAGCGATTCTTTTGTCATAAACATAAGTTCGCCAAATACGCCAAATTTAAGAGACTTACAAGAAGAAAGCTTTATAAATGATCTGTTTTTAGCCATAAAACCGCTAACAAGCAAGCCAATTATCTTAAAAATATCTCCTGATATGAGTATAGAAAAAAGTTTGCAAATATGCACAACTGCTATAAAAAATGGAGCAAATGGAATAATACTCACAAATACAACCATTGATTACTCTCTAAGTAAAAATGCTAAAAATTTTGGAGGCATTAGTGGACAACTTCTAAAAAACAGATCAAAAACACTTTTAAAAGAACTTGCAAAAGAGCTTTTTGGTAAAACTATACTCATTAGTTCTGGTGGCATAAATAACGCAGATGAAGCTTATGAGAGAATTAAACTTGGAGCAAATTTAGTTCAAATTTACACAGCTTTTATATATAATGGACCTAGAATTTGCTATAACATAAACTCAAAACTTGCAGAAATGATAAAAAAAGATGGATATGAAAATATATCGCAAGCAGTCGGAGTAAATTTAAAATAAAGGGATATTATGCTTAATAAATTTAATAAAAAAATACTAAAAAATAAAATGGAAATTTATCACATACCTGTAAATATGGGCTCAAATGTGATAAGTGTTGATATATTTTATAAAGTTGGTTCAAGAAACGAGATAATGGGAAAAAGCGGAATAGCTCATATGCTAGAACATTTAAATTTTAAATCAACTAAAAACTTAAAAGCTGGCGAATTTGATGAAATAGTAAAAAGCTTTGGCGGAATTGATAATGCATCAACCGGTTTTGATTATACACACTATTTTATAAAATGCTCAAAGCAAAATTTAGAAAAATCTCTATATCTTTTTAGTGAACTTATGGAAAATTTAAATTTAAAAGATAGAGAATTTCAGCCAGAAAGAGATGTTGTTTTAGAAGAAAGAAGATGGAGCACCGATAATACGCCTATGGGATATCTATATTTTAGGCTTTTTAATCACGCTTTTTTACATCATCCATACCATTGGACGCCAATCGGATTTTACGATGATATACAAAACTGGGATATAACAGATATTAAAAACTTTCACTCTACTTTTTATCAACCCCAAAATGCGTTTTTAATAGTAAGTGGCGATATAGACAAAAAAAGTGTTTTTGATTTAAGTAAAAAATATTTTGAACGCATAAAAAACAGATCAAAAATACCAACCACAATATGTAAAGAACC is a window encoding:
- a CDS encoding quinone-dependent dihydroorotate dehydrogenase, encoding MQYNTIKNIFFKFDPETAHHIAEIGLKSASKFPFALNILKKNFTYKNEILNQNIFGLNFPNPIGIAGGFDKNATMIKSLFALGYGHIEYGTLTPKPQSGNAKPRLFRLIEEESIQNAMGFNNDGSVVIKNRIEDIYPFEIPIFCNIGKNKITPNAEAINDYINLVKIFSEISDSFVINISSPNTPNLRDLQEESFINDLFLAIKPLTSKPIILKISPDMSIEKSLQICTTAIKNGANGIILTNTTIDYSLSKNAKNFGGISGQLLKNRSKTLLKELAKELFGKTILISSGGINNADEAYERIKLGANLVQIYTAFIYNGPRICYNINSKLAEMIKKDGYENISQAVGVNLK
- a CDS encoding M16 family metallopeptidase codes for the protein MLNKFNKKILKNKMEIYHIPVNMGSNVISVDIFYKVGSRNEIMGKSGIAHMLEHLNFKSTKNLKAGEFDEIVKSFGGIDNASTGFDYTHYFIKCSKQNLEKSLYLFSELMENLNLKDREFQPERDVVLEERRWSTDNTPMGYLYFRLFNHAFLHHPYHWTPIGFYDDIQNWDITDIKNFHSTFYQPQNAFLIVSGDIDKKSVFDLSKKYFERIKNRSKIPTTICKEPLQDGAKTIYLTKQSDVEMIAIAYKIPPFNHEDSVCLEGLSEYLSNGKSSLLQRVLVDEKKLVNQIYAYNMDNIDESLFIIIAICNNEIKAELVEKEINLLIEKTKNDTISKDDFTKIKNSIKAELIYSLQSASKVSSLYGSYIAKGDLEPLLNLESKIEALDSKMLQECAQKYFVKHTSTTVILRKDNK